The Megalobrama amblycephala isolate DHTTF-2021 linkage group LG1, ASM1881202v1, whole genome shotgun sequence genome segment TGACTGTTTATCTAAATGTGCAGAAGTGTTTGAATCTTTCTagcatgaatgttgttcagcatcatgaatgaatgaagaataaacaccaacctctttgttcttcagtatcttcagtgtgtttcattctgcagggttctggatcactcatgttctcactgtcctctttaataaactcagtctttgcagatttcagctcttcctgatgctctgatgctcgtctgatgggaatattcccgTATTTATTGGATAActgatgtgggaggagcttcactgatgatgtgcgTGATGAGGGAGGAGCTTCATTTATGATGAATTTCAGTGTGGGAGAAGCTGATCTgtcaaaatggaaaatatatgaCTATATGATATAACtgagtttgtttttaaatataatatataaatataaataatggtCAGGAAAAGAGTTGAAAGCATAAAGacagaaataaatgtacataacaacaatgtaaataaatgtaacataacaaatgtaCATGTAACCAACAAACACCCTCAGTCTGTTGACTCAATGAAATtactttaagtgtcaatttacagcagatctgaagacatcagcataataaatgaggtgaaaacaggaactattgacatgaaataaagagtgttttcagcagtttctctgttaatattgatgatcctcagactatcaacactcattcaacaagacattcagatcatctcactttattctgagtgtttgctgatAGAAACTGATTTGAGTCAGGATATAtgagaaaagactataaaaCTGCTCTATTGAAAGATAATGATTGAAAGGGAAGGCGTGAATAGCAGAGGTGCAACGGTTCAAAATGCTCACGGTTCGGTtcgtatcacggttttagggtcacggtttcggtacTGTTCAGTATGTGCCATGTTCAGGGAAAAtaggactactgtcaaataaaaataaggaaaataagaacaaataatcaaactacaagcaacatcagaaataaatacaatagagcaaatattcaaataaaataaacaggtTTTTCCggtaacagtagttttcaggtacagaaaatggattaagtaatcaaatatcaaatataaaaaagtgTCCAGTTTCAAGGCTATATGAAAGTATATCTTACATTTGAATGGAAGAGTAGAAGTGGAAGAGAAACtagatgttttaatgaaaaacattaaagaacaatacaaaaaaaatatcagaTTGTTTTTCTATGCCTCTTCTTCAGCACCCTGAATATGAGCACAAGAAcactgagttttttttttcatcagctacaggtggagaggagagatctGGCTGTGACTACTTACTGTGATTtcagactgtggtgatgtggtttctccactgcatggatcttcatgtgtcgCTCCAGGTGACTTTTAcaagagaaactctttccacactgatcacacgtgtgcggcttctctccagtgtggatcatctcatgtgGTTTCAGAGTTGATGacacactgaatctcttgtcacagtgtgaacacttgtaaggtttttctccagtgtggatccgcTCATGTGTTCTCAGATTTGATGAACAACTGAATATCTTGTCACAGTATGAACACTcataaggtttttctccagtgtgaattctctggtgcacTTTTAAATCACCGGCTGtaataaaagtcttctcacactcaaagcacatgtactctctcacaccagtgtgtattTTCTGATGTGTATGTAAATGTTGCAGCagtgagaaactctttccacacacagaacatgaatgtggcttctccttcgtATGAACTGTCAGGTGTTTCTTCAGGACTGATGACCTTAGAAATGTTtttccacattgatcacatgtgaacagcttctctccggtgtggatcctcAGGTGATTTTTAAGGTTTGACGATTGATtgaagctctttccacattgatcacatgtgaacggcttctctccagtatgaactctcatgtgacgCTCAAGATTTTGTTTagttgtgaaactctttccacactgagtgcaggttgtagatttcttggttcttcttttctttaatgtctttttagtctttgagtgactcaaaggtttttctccagatttgtcatgatgtttctcctccacttcactcagttcttcactctcctcctccttcacttccatcaggtctgaaatcaaagaaaaaaagtgtaatttcattttcataataaaaagaaatatgaaaAGGACATAAAATGAACTATTGTAAGGGTACACAGTTCAATTTAGCTCAAAGAGAATTATTAGTTAATTTATAGGGAATTTTACAGTCACTTATTTTATGACTGAGCAACTGAATCGTCCTGCATTCATTTGAACAGGCCATAACTATCAGCTCTGTAGCGTATATAAATATCCAAACTCTAGTGACAACACTATTTATTAAAAAGGTAACAGAGATTGGcagtttaacacattaaatTCGTAAGCACACAAGACACTTCTCTTCAAGTCTTTTCGTGTCTGGATTGATGTTGTGGGAAGCCaaaaactgctgggttaaatatggacaaaaccaagaattgggttgtttttacccagccatttttttcaaccaattttggatttatttttttagccagcaatatattaatatagtaaaaggcatgtttttgctcacccccaaataggggcaaatttgtggggtattttaagctgaaacttgaccataccagagacttatattacatcatgtgaaagagggcataataggtgccctttaacccaacctgctgggtttgtccatatttaacccaacttgggtttttttaacccagtattttttagagtgcaatCACATTCTGGTGTGTTGGCGGAGGAGTGGAGTCTCATTCGTGGCTGAGATTTGAAGTTTTGAGGCAGCAAAGACTGTAGAGTCGTTGATTAAACTTTGGGCACAAAACCTAACCTGAGAAAGACTCTCAACGGAaaagaaaactaaaacaaatgaaAGTGAGACGAgagttggatggcttgaatgaagcTGATCTGCCTTTATCTTCTTGTCATTGTCTTGTCTACTCCTCTGAAGCTTTGTTCGTATTCTGAGATTTTAAACTTGAATTTCTGTCCAGCCTCTGAAGGGAGTACTGACCAATTAAACATTGTCTTTTGTATGATGTATACATTTCTCCTCCTCTCACCATAAATCACATTATCTGATGGTCTCTTATCTCCCTGATCTACCAAAGAGTACAGTTTAGACATGATTTCTATTAATAAGAATACAATGAATTTAATTCAAAGAATGATTAAAGCGGTAAGAGGACATTCACACTGATACCAAACACTCCATGCTCCCATTAAACCATTCGACAGTTATAACAATTTCATGAATTATGTGTGATCTAAGCAGGGGTGTAAAATATCAAtgatgtaaatatattaaaaaataatggttatgttgtaaattgaactattttattttacagtaaacagtaaaataaaacagttcaaacaatatttagtattatttaatatttaaagtttCTCAAACCTCCCTTTACTCAccatttgtttaatattttattgtatctAACTGGGCAGAAGTGTTTGAATCTTTCTatcatgaatgttgttcagcatcatgaatgaatgaagaataaacaccaacctctttgttcttcagtatcttcagtgtgtttcattctgcagggttctggatcactcatgttctcactgtcctctttaataaactcagtctttgcagatttcagctcttcctgatgctctgatgctcgtctgatgggaatattccagcatttattggttaattgatgtgggaggagcttcactgatgatgtgagtgATGAGGGAGGAGCTTCATTGATGATGAAGAATTTCAGTGTGGGAGAAGCTGATCTgccaaaatggaaaatatatcattaactgagtttgtttttaaatataatatataaatataaataatggtCAGAAAAAGAGTTGAAAGCATAAAGACCGAAATAAATGTACATATCTGTAACCAACAAACACCCTCAGTttgttgacagcaatgaaatgagctttatgtgtcaatttacagcagatctgaagacatcagcataataaatgaggtgaaaacaggaactattgacatgaaataaacagtgttttcagcagtttctctgttaatattgatgatcctcagactatcaacactcattcaacaagacattcaggATCATTAgcagatcatctcactttattctgagtgtttgaCTGATAGAAACTGATTAACTGAGTCAGGATATATGCTAAAAGACTATAAAACTAGATAATGATTGAAAGGAAAAGCGTGAAGAGTAACACAATAGGCCGTCAACAGTAGTGCCAAATACTGTCCACAACGACAAAACATCAAcataatcacacacacaaaacacaaagaGTACACTACACTTTATCTTTATTTCAGCTGCTCTCTTTCTGCTGGTTGTGTAAAGCTGTGGTGAGATGGACACAGTTCCTTacgaaaaagttaatttaatgGACTACACTTAAATTATgatcaagtatatttttaagtatgtAGTAAGtctaatatcaatgtactagtagtaaacttgCAAATGTCctgcttgggactaaattggcccgaTTTAGTATATATGCTAAAGTGTTACAGTAGTAATCTTTAAGTGCACAACTAGTTCACAACCATGTTTCTCAATTGTACTAAATCTGTACAAGTGAACTTATATGTATATTAGTGCTTTACCATGTTAATACTTGAAATACATTTGCTTTATTAAATTACACTAGCATCAATCTGCCTGTATTCATCGGTCTGTTCAGTGTATTTTGGAGTTATTCTATGTGATAATTGATGTTAGACTTTATTGCACACTATGTCATTAATGCATGAGATTTGGTGATTATCACACTATGATCTGAGCTGTCTGCCTCTCTGCCTCTGCCTCGCTGCTCAGTGTTTTGTAtctccgtatagctttgttttctcttacttttattgaatctcgtactttttgttgcttatattatcattactttatatatatactattgccTACCACATTGATCTGATGTTGCCagcttgtaatctttgaatctaaatcactgttacaacgcgtttgcatctcgctatcttgttaacttgtcatcagtctcGCACGCTTCTCTTCcaacgcgttcatcaaacagcgGTGGTAACTAGGTGAGTCATGTCAACCTTTCCCAGTGTTATTTCGTGTTCCATCTGTCACATGTTTAGcatagctctctctgtcagcgacgagggatttacatgtcataaatgtagggaaatagtcaggctgacagagagaatctcagaattagagacacgcatccaaactttaatcgaggatagtaagaatgcaggggcatcagatactgttttggatgcgactagcttagtgaactctgtacattgttcggttccggctgtagagcccgcgcagcagggcacttgggtaacggtgaggcggcccagccgcggaaaacaccactcttccgttccgattagaacatcaaacaggttctccccactcagtgacgcacccactgagaatcctgttgaaagtgccctagtaattggcgattctattacacggaacgtgaaaatagagacaccagccaccatagtcacatgttgccgggagccagagcacctgacatcaaagcaaatttaaaagtgctggctaatgctaatcgtaaatactctaaaattattattcacgtcggcacaaatgatgttcgacttcgccagtcggagatcactaaaattaacattaaagaggtgtgtgaactagCTTATGTGTGAAGTTTGAAAGTTTGTTTAgtagtttagatagatagatttagtttgatagatagatagatttagttagatagatagatacatagatagatagatagatagatagttgtcACAGATGGTTACTATGGAGTTTTTATAGAGTTATTAGCTTGTTCTTAGCctactttagcacttagctaatcaaTATCTTTGATTTAAAACATTgtagagacatgggggttggtttatattgtcaagcatcCTTTGGAGTATTATCATTgatagctgccaagccactcgcTAGCAACCAAActgtaccctagcaaccgttttgcaagatctatatctctgcatcagaacatcgtagagacatggcggttggctgttttgactcatgctagcaatctggacttccaacatgctacacatgctagcagtgaatagctacatgctaatattgattagctaagtgctaaagtagGCTAAGAACAAGCTAATAACTCTATAAAAACTCCATAGTAACCATCTGTGACAACTATCTATCTAAACTACtaaacttaaactttcaaacttcaaactttcaaacttcaaacttttaaaactatttcaaactttctggacaggctttttcaagccaacttaaagtttgacttcaaacttttttatctagtaaCCATCTGTGACAACTATCTATCTACACTACtaaacttaaactttcaaacttcaaactttcaaacttcaaacttttaaaactatttcaaactttctggacaggctttttcaagccaacttaaagtttgacttcaaacttttttatctagatAAAAAACATGAAGactaaagaagaagagagatagatgagaaaagatagatgagaagtgatagatgagaagaaaGATAGATGAGAGGAGAGATAGATaaatgagaagagagatagatgagaagtgttAGATGAGAAgagtgatagatgagaagtgatagatagatagatagatagatagatagatagatgagaagtgatagatgagaagagatagatgagaagtgatagatgagaagagatagatgagaagtgatagatgagaagagagatagatgagaagtgatgtATGTATccatgtatatgtatattatagataaatagatttagtttgatagatagagatagatttagtttgatagatagatagatttagtttgatagatagatttagttttaatatatatatatataaacaagttTATTTCTCTTGTATAATTTGTTACAGAACCACACATGTATACTCAAACAACTCTTCAGTAAACAGAGTGAGAACTTAGATCCTGCTTGGTGTGTCTCTTCAACTAAGAGTCAACTCACACAGTTCTAACCGACTGCCTGCTGCGTTTCACACAGATCTAAATTAGTCATACTCATACTCCCCTtgccatatatatatgtagtatGTATGtagtatgtatgcatgtatatatgtatgtatgtatgtatgtatatatatatatatatatatatatatatatatatatatatatatatatatatatatatatatatatacacacacacatatgaacCATCACACCTGAAGTATACAAATCCTGCATGTTAATTTGATTACCAGAAAATACATAGGTGAGGGGGGCATCAATTATTaatatgactgtttttattcattaaattaattagcattattaaaatgcaattaaacCATTAACAtggaattttttaaaaacaaaacaaaaataaatgtcattataAGCGTTTCATCACCATATTTGAGTGATCAAAAATGTGATCAAAagtattatattttgtttacgTACTATATTCTATAAGGTACAAATTAAATGTCTGGACATGAATGGGAAAGTGTGTCCATACTTTTGACTGTTACTGTACTATAATTTacacattaagaaataataTCAATATTACCCCAGGCTCAACTTACAAATATAAAGTGTTGTATCTTTGTAAATcattatattactatatttaaaataacagcatCAACACAAGGAGCACTTCAATTTAAAATGCTCATTTAGTGACACTGGCGTCACTGGTGTTACTCTTGtttgtctgtcacattaaataaaatgtgtcatatgtgacatggtaattttacattcattgaattctgctacactcaaTAATTAAGATGTAATGGATTGAatcattacttgtttataactgtttttcaaatattttcattgttatagcaaatacattGTTGAGCAATTGAATTAtcatcattcaatcacacttttaactaacctgattaaaataaaaacaaaaaaacacaatttccttatttttgcattatcattattaaaaacgttttttaaacataaaaacgtttaaaaatgccagagaagtaagGAAACCACAGTGACAAAAGGCTACATGCTGTCtttaaatgcacataaaaaaatcataaagctgtaatttattcataaagTCAAAGTGTAGGCTAATataatgtggtctaagtttaaacgttagaaaaagaaatacattttgtcataccaaaagtggacttttctgtagaatgacctaAATTCAAATAGACCTATTTTTACTTGCAGTAAAATCAACCTGCACAACAAAACAATCATGGTTTcttttaaatcacatttaatGGGATTGTTTTAGGTACACAACCTATTTTAAATCCAAAAGGTTTAGTTTAATTTGTCCTTGGTCTGAGTTGCAAGGTGTCAGGTCTGTTGATAAAAGGCAACGCATGGCGACTGGTAATTTGCAAGTGTTGTTCTGGAAATATCAGATGACTGGCAAAGACTTGAATGTCGTCAGAACGTCCGTCAGCGAACGTTCCAAAGCGGACCTACTGCGGACTTAAGCGGACGTTCACAACGTCCGGGGGGACGTCCTTTGTTTGCTGGGAATGTCCCGCATTGCTCATTATATCGGCTCAGTAGGCTAttaagtaacttgagttatgttaTGGCAGTAGTTCTCAAAGTGTGGGGTGCAAGGGTTTAGAAAACGGGGTTTGAGTGATTCATAATCAGTATCTAACCTGATGAAAAGACCTCCAGAAATTAACAGAACTTTATCATGCATTGGTGTCAACGCTAATGTTATCGTTATAGGTAACATTATTTACTTGTAtgcagaaaaacatattcatacAGATTTGTAATGACATGTGGGTAAGTAAATGAATTAACAATTCCTTTACTACATTTCATAACAGAAAACAACTTAGAGAGATTGCAGAAATACAATCATCTGTACcactatttattttaataaaatttaccTGTACTTTTGACACTTTTGGTTCAGTTACTTTCATTTTTTCCTATTGagcatattttacatttacttaagTATGACGACTGGCTCACTAACTCACAATCTGTTAAAGTTTTATAACCTTATAATTTCACAGCATCATTAATAGTGGAGAATAAACACCTCTtggttcttcagtatcttcttGCTTCactctgcagggttctggatcagtCCTGTTCTCGCTGTCATCTTCAATAAACTCTGTCTTTACAGacttcagctcttcctgatgctctgaATGCATGGCTTTACTTGTAAATTATGATCggttttaaaaaatgatgcGTCAAAAACGCTGCAAATCGTTTGTTTTGAAACAACAGTTCAGAACGCGTCTCTTTCTCTTGGCAAACCAATGTAAAATGTGCATTTCCGCCACCTTGTGGTCTGGAGTGTGGAGCGCACATTGAATAATTGTGTATAATAAGGATGGAAAAGAGAGAAGAAAATGTGTGAAGTGAAAAATGGGAGGAATAGACCCTTAAGAGATTGTTTCTGCTTTCTTACTGATAATTCACTTTCCCTGGATTACAGAATAACTTAAGAAACACTTTCAGCATGAAAATCCTAGTTCATccattttttcctcaaaaaccatcaAAGTGAAAGCATCACCCGTGGTTAGGTAATATGGGCATTACAATTTTGTGTATTATATCAGTACAGTATGCCCAACTTAGCCTTCATTTATCAGTAAGAATTTGGGGATCCCTGCGATTCAGTTGCATTTTTTGAGGGACAGTTAAGATATACTAATACTACAAACTATGGTGGCCATTTTATTGcttatcatttttttaattatcatttCTAATATGCTTTcatgttcaaaaacattgtttttatttttcataataaattcAGACAAGCTTAaatgtgccctagaattgaaaattgaatttacctcggcatagttgaataacaaaaaagtacttaaaaaagtatttgttgctttataatattaaggtagaaccactgaactcacattaactgttttacaTACGTTTTTAGTACCTGtatggatcttgagatttaATGGCATTAGTGGATAAAAATGGCattgcaggcctcactgagccatcggatttaattaaaaatatcttaatttgcattctgaagatgaacaaatctttacgggtgtagaacggcattcagttgagtaataaatgacattgaACTCAGTGCCATCACCTTGAAAACAGTCCTTCATATGCCATACTGGTTTCTGGCAATATTTCACCACAGCAGCGTATcaatagccgcttttccactgtgggccagtgcgagccagggctTTCTGCAGGCCAGGCTAGGCTAATAGCCCCGGACTTGTAGCACCAAGCCCAAAATCACGCTGTATTTCCACCATCAGGCCAGAAGCTCCACAGCGCTTCACTAAAACTGCTCATAACACGCCTCTCTGGAACAACGTCACACAAACCCGtcatttcacaaacaaatggaaGTTTTATCAGAAAGATAATCAGAAAGAAATCCCTGGAAACTGGCGAGATCGTAAAGTGAACATGATAAAAGCGGGCGTTTGTTGGCATTTTGTTGTGtacttaaaaatttaaatacccAAGCATCGATGTTTTACCAAACAAATGAatcataatgaattaatttgtgTCAAGATTAAATATTAGTCACAGAAATAAAGTggtatttactgttatttcacAAAAGAAAGGACACACACTTATTTGCGTCTGTTTCTGTTTAGTCATAGGACAGAATGTTTATGTCACATTTACAAAGAATAATAATTTCTACAAATTTTCCACCAAAATTACGACCTGGGGAGCTTTAACACTTTCTCCAGTGACAGAGAAACAGAGGAATCCTGAAAACATGGAGttgctttattttatgaaatatgCCCTAACACGGTTCGTGAGTATGGGAAGGAGGAGACGGGAACCGGCGAacttttcaaataaactttaatataaaaatgaacaaagaacaaaacgaaagtaaagccCCTCGCGGacatctgccggccacacaaacataataaaacataaaataatatccaggcctggtcctctctcgtccttcattGGCGTCGCTCATCCTTTTAGAAAACTCAAGGGCGGTGCGCCAcccaggtggagctcattaactcttgcgccaccggcctcgcgccattccctcacggctctcgccctggtcgccacataccccccatcgcccctcgcaggccggggggaactcccgagactgcgctctactcccccccggggcctgtctcggcagccgcagcacctgggggtaaggacagacgagatgagagaaaggagacggaagcaaggggagcgacaggacgagagaggaaaaagaagaaaaaaattctgggtccggttcccagacacactaccgctcggtcctcagcctgccGAGAAGCACTTCCTTGCGGTGCCATGCAATGGCACTGGACCCTcagtggacggcccgatcctcgaccgcctcctggcggccagCAATGAGTCCTCCtgctgagggcagccggcagctcctcccccgtcccctgctcctcccctacATGGCGGatggcagcaggctccggcccacggcggacggtggcgactcctccgctccctcctggAC includes the following:
- the LOC125275250 gene encoding gastrula zinc finger protein XlCGF7.1-like, producing the protein MRVHTGEKPFTCDQCGKSFNQSSNLKNHLRIHTGEKLFTCDQCGKTFLRSSVLKKHLTVHTKEKPHSCSVCGKSFSLLQHLHTHQKIHTGVREYMCFECEKTFITAGDLKVHQRIHTGEKPYECSYCDKIFSCSSNLRTHERIHTGEKPYKCSHCDKRFSVSSTLKPHEMIHTGEKPHTCDQCGKSFSCKSHLERHMKIHAVEKPHHHSLKSQSASPTLKFIINEAPPSSRTSSVKLLPHQLSNKYGNIPIRRASEHQEELKSAKTEFIKEDSENMSDPEPCRMKHTEDTEEQRGWCLFFIHS